Within Desulfobacter sp., the genomic segment ACAAGGGCCCTGTTGCCGCGGATCATGGGCCGGGACCAGTAATCGGCCAGGCCCCTGTACTGGCGCGGGTAGATCCCTTCCGTCCGGAACAAGGGTTTAAAAGGGTGTTCCGAATTAAAGGCATCAATTTCATTTTCGGAAATCACGGAAACCGATGCCGGTGAATCCAGAGGCGCCTTGGGCGTTTTGGTGGCAATAACCGTCATCCCCTCAAGCTCGCAGCTCTTGTCAGTTTCGACAGCCCCCTGATCCGTGGACGGATCTGCCTCGGTTCCAGCCCAGGCAGGGGCGCATAGGGCCAGAGAGATTACAATACTACACAACAACAGTCTTACATGTTTCATTTACTTTTCCTTGGATAAAGTTAATAAAAAGAGAAAACAAACAAAGAGACTCATTTGTTTCCGTAGACAACAAAAAATGGTGGTGGAGAATATCTGTCTCTCCCATAGGGGTTCACCCCGAAATACTTATTGATGTCACAGGTAAGCACCTGCTCAAATCCGGCCTTTTCCATCAGGTGGCCTACATCCCTCAAGGTGACGCCCTCGTAGAGGGGAAGGGAAGGAATCAGGGAAGAATAGTGGGAAAAAAAGCGGCATGAGATCAATCTGCGGGTTCTGAGGAACCCTTTTGCCGTTTTTAGCACCAAATGGTGGATTCTGGACCAGGTGATATTGCGCCAATAACCGTCGGAAATAATGATGCGGCCCCCGGGTCTTAACACCCTGTGCCACTCTTTAACGGCTGCTTCTGGATGGGGGAGGGTCCACACAAGATTCCGGGTGGTGACGACATCAAAGGAGTCGTTTTCAAAGGGTAGATTTTCAGCATCCCCGGTCCTGAAATCAACACAAAGCCCGAATTCTTTGGCTTTCTGCCGGGCTTGTCTTATCATGCCGGGGGAGATGTCGATGCCCGTCACTTGAAACCCTTCCTGGGCAAGGTAAAACGCCAGCTGTCCAGGACCGGTTCCTAGATCAAGGGCGCAAATTCCCTTGCCTTGGACATGGGACACCAAATCTTTGATGGTGGATTCCCAGTTTTTTACGGTTTCGACAGATTTTGCATGATCCAGTTCGTAACTTGCGCTTCTCCAGTTCCAGTATCGTTCAATCCTGTTTTTAAGCTTGTCTCTGCCAAAGGCTGCCATTGTTCTCTGCTCCTAGTCAATCGTATCGTGCGGCATACCCAAAAAAAAACCACAAAGGTCCGGTATGCGGTAAACGCCTGAACCTTCATGGTTAATTCTTTTAGATGCCCTAGGCAGAACTCAAGCTGCTTCGGCTGATTTTAAAAATTGGACGAAATTGTTCTTTGCTTTCTAGCAAAAGTTGATTTTCAATATTAAACTGCAAAAGTTTAGTCAAGAAAAAAAGAACCTTTTGTCCATCATTGATGATGTTCAGAGAGATTATCCAATGATAATATATTGTGGCAGTCATAAAATGCCGAGGTTCAATTTACTTACTGATTCCCCCGTGCCGAGGCCGGGTCCATGCCTCCTTGGAAAAATGGAAAAAAGCGTCAACCCTCCCCTCTTCTTTGCATCGTATCCGGGGGCATGAGCCCTGGCAATACCTCTCTTCCGGCTTTTCAAGCTGCCGTTGAAATGTTACACTGGCCCTAATTTTCAATACCCGGTGCGCAAGTGCCAAAGAGAGGACATAGTGAAGTCAAAAGCCCTTGAGGTCAATCTTTCCGATACGCGGGCCGAGGTGGCCGTGGATGAAAAATATGAACTGCTCCTGGATTTTTTCGACGGGTATGTGGGGATACTGAACCGGCTGGAAACCTTTTTAAAGGAACTCTCCCACCCCTACCGGAACTGGGGGTTTATTGTGACCGAGTCCAGGCATTTTGCCCTGCATTATTTTCATCTGTACAAATCCCGGGACCGGGGGCGGCAGGCCATGGCCCTTTTCTGCGATATCTTTGCCGTGGCCTTTGAAACCGTGGACTCCCCCGACATCAAGGCAAATGCCGCAGACAACCTCATGCTGGTCCTCCACCACATAGCCAAGGACGGCAAAGATGGCCTGGCCCGCTTCAAGGACCTTATGGTGCGGGAACTGAACCACATACTCTCCTGGGGAGATGAGGATTTCTTTTATATTGTGGTCTCATATTACCAGCCTGACCGCATGGCACGGATTCTGGGGGAGGGGGAGCTGTACGGGGACTGCGGCGAACTGCTCCTGCCCCTGAACCGGCTGCTGATCCGGTTCTATGATGCCTCATTTGCCTTCTGGCTCACCCAGGACGATCCCAAGGTGTGGATGAGGGAGAATATTGACGAGTGGCGGCTGAGCCCGGAGATGATCGAATTGCTGGACACCGTTTCCCATGACCGGATCCGGGAGTGGCAGGGCCGGCTGGGAGAGGTCAAGTCCATGGATCCGGCCGGGGCGGAAGCCACGGCGGCCCTGACGGCCCTGCCCGGACACAGGGATGTGGTCAAGCTGTTCCGGGAGATGCCCCGGCAGATCCTGACCCTGGCGGACGGCCGGACCTACGGCAAGTATTTCAAGCTCACCTTCCTCTTTTATATTATCCATGCCTCCGGCCTTTCCATTATCCACCGGGAGGCCCTGGGGGACATCCACCGGACCCTGATCCGCCTCATCGGGGAGCGGGACTACAAAAAGGATATCCCCATTGTGGACCAGACCTTTGCCCTGCTCAAGGAGCATAAGGGCCGGTATCCGGGCACGGTGCTGGAGTGTATCCACAAAATCGGGGATGCGGTGTACAACACCGACGAAATTGAGCTGATCAACCATTTCATCGACCGGTCCGTGGACCACGGGTTCCAGTTTCCCATGATCCGTGGCACCGGAGACGACTGGCAGATCAAGGGTAACATGGCCCATGTGAAAAATATCCGGGTTTTCCTCAACCTGGTGGGCAAGCACCCCAAAAAGTCCAAGCGCCTGCTTTCGGCCCTGATCACCTCCCTGGCCGTGGGCGGGGTGTTCATCCGGGACACCGACCTCTTTCCCCGGGATATTACCAAGTTCCTCAATACCGATATCGGGCCGGTGTACAACCTGGTCAAGCAGCTTTCCCGGCTGCTGCCGGCCTTTTTCAATGAAATCGGGGCCGAGGGGGAGCTGAGGGATATTTCCACCCAGCTGGACGAGGCCTGCTTCCGCCGGGACCGGCTGATTCATTTTTTAAGGAAGCAGTGCCATGTGGAAAGTTCGTCGCGCATCGTGGAGTTTATCCAGGAGGTCATGGCCTTCTGGACGACCCGGGATAAATCCGCCCTTGCGCCCTATGTCCCCCCCTCCATCTATGGGGAAATCGAACCTTCGGGCAAATATGTGGACGGGCCCCACGCCATTTTCCAGGCCCTGGCCTATAACAAGCTGGCCACCCCTTCCGATTATCTGCTCACCTCCCAGGAGGAGCTGGAGGCCATGGTGGACCGGGTGGACGGGGTGACGGAACTGGACCGGACCCGGTCAAAGCTCATGCTCAGGTTTTTTAAACTGCTCAACCAGAAATACGGTACCGACAACCTGGATCTCAAAGACTACCTGGCCGCCCACAGGGCCGAAGGCCTGCCCGATCCATCGGATGCCATCACCGCCATGGGGGAGGATAACCTGGAAGCCCGGATCGAAAGCCTGTTGGCCTATATGGCCGAATTGCGTGACATTATCCTGTCGGACAGGGCCTTCCCCGTGAACGAGGCCATCTACCACAAACGCCACATCGCCGTGGACATCCCCTCCATGTACGGCTCCTACAGCGAGGCCAAGTTTGACGCCCTGGGGCTGACCCTGAGGATCGAAAGCGTGGTCAATGTGCTTTTTGAAGACCTGATCAATTCCATTGACCTGCGGCTGATCACCAAACCCACCTTTGTGAGGATTTTCCGGGTTCTGAGGCTTTTCCGCCAGGCCCTGGCCCTGGACGGCATTGTCTCCAACAAGCTGGACACCCAGATGGAATTTCTAAAATATTCCATCAACATCACCACCTGTTCCTTTACCCAGTACCTGGATATTTTCAAGGGCTTTACCCGGGCCGTGGCCGATGCCGTCAACGATCATTTCAACAACCTCCACTCCCGGAATCTTTCCCACATCGACCGGCGCATCGGCCGGGACAAGATTCTGGACAAGTACCTGCCCCAGGGCTATGCCAAGAATACGGAGTTCAACGCCAAAATGGCCAAAAAGCTGGACCAGCGGGTGGCGGACATTTTTTTCAGGGACCGCATCGCCACCTCCCTGGGCCTCCAGCAATTGGATGTTTTTTTGAACCGGATTCTCAGCACCCTTTTCCGCCAGTCCGAGCGGCTCTCCCAGGATGAACTCTCCGCCCTGCTCAATTACGACCCCAAGGCGGCGATTTCCACCATCGGCGGCGGCAAGCAGTTCAGCCACAACATTATCTACCTGGGCAACAAGGGGCTGAACCTGATCAAGCTCAAGGACCTGGGCGTGGCCGTGCCAAACGGGTTCATCATCACCACCGAGGTATTTAAATGCCTGGATCTCATTGATTCCTATATCCCTGCATCGGTGAATTTCAAACAGCTGGTGACCAAGATGCTGGGGCAGCTTGAAGAGACCACGGGCCGCAAGTTCGGGGACAGGGAAAATCCGCTTCTCCTTTCGGTCCGCTCCGGCGCCTCCATTTCCCAGCCCGGGATGCTGGATTCATTTTTAAATGTGGGCATCAACGAAGAGATCGCCGCCAGCCTGGCGGAAAAGTCGGGTAACCCCTGGTTTGCCTGGGATTCCTACCGCCGGTTTATCCAGGCCTACGGCATGGTCTACGGCATCCAGCGGGACCGTTTCGACGAAATTATTAAACGGTTCAAAGACCGTGCCGGTATCACATTCAAGCGGTATTTCACCGGCTCCCAGATGCGGGAGGTGGCCATGGCCTATAAGCGGCTGCTGCTGGACGAGGGGGTGGCGCTGATCGAATCGCCCATGGACCAGCTTTTTCTGGCCATCAGCAAGGTGTTTTCCTCCTGGAATTCCAAGCGGGCCAAGGATTACCGAAAAATTATCGGAATTTCCGACGACTGGGGTACGGCCGTGACCGTCCAGTCCATGGTGTTCGGCAACCGGTCCCGGGAGTCCGGATCCGGGGTGGCTTTCACCCACAGCCCCAAGCTGCCGGGGGACGCCATACGGCTCTGGGGGGATTTTACCATTGGCAACCAGGGGGAAGATGTGGTATCCGGTCTGGTAAAAACCTTGCCCATTTCCGAGATCCAGCGGGAATTGGAAAAGCGGGATACCAAGATCAGCCTGGAAACCCGGTTTCCAAAAATTTATGAGCAGCTCCGGGCCATTGTCCGGCGGCTGATTTACGAGGGCGGGTGGAATCCCCAGGAGATAGAGTTTACCTTTGAAGGGGCTGAGGGCGACGACCTGTTCATCCTTCAGGCCAGGGACCTCTCCCTTCGGGATACCAAAAAGATAGAGCGGTTTGACGCAGACGGCCATGCGCTTGAAAAGGCCTATCTGGGCCAGGGTATCGGGGTCTCCGGCGGGGCCATGAGCGGCCGGATTGTCTTTACCCTGGAGGAAATCGACGGGTTCCGGCGCCAGGATCCCGACGCCAGGCTGATTCTGGTGAGAAACGATACCGTGCCCGACGACATCCTGGAGATTGATGCGGCGGACGGTATTCTTACGGCCAGGGGGGGGCTGACCTCCCATGCGGCCGTGGTGGCCTATAACCTGGGCAAGACCTGTGTGGTGGGGTGTGAAAAACTGATCTGCAATGAAGAGGAACGGACCTGTGAACTGGGCGGCGTGACCATGAATACGGGGGATTTCATCAGCATCAACGGGTATAAGGGGCTCGTATACCAGGGCCAGCTGACAGTGGTGGCTTGAATGAAAATTTACCCATCTACTTCTTTGCTGCAAAAGCGTGTATATGGGCAAATTTTCATCCAAGCGCTGAGTTGACATATTAATTATAAGGAATAGGAAAAATGACTAAGGTACTGGGTGTTAACGGTTTGGGAAGGATCGGAAAGCTGTCCCTGTGGCACCATGCGGGCAGGAAATATTTTGATGAAATTGTGATCAATGTGGGCCGGGAAGTGGGCACCTCCATGGAGGATATTATCCACTATATTGAACGGGACTCCACCTACGGCCGCCTGGAAGCATTCCTGCACGGATTCCAGGGAAAACCGGCCGTCACCGATGTGGATGCCGATGCCTCCACCATGAAGGTGAACGGGATTCCGGTGAAGATTCTTAAAAACAATCGAAATCCCAAAGACATTGAGTGGGCCGACCACAACGTGGATATTGTGGTGGATACCACCGGGCAGTTTCTGGACCCCAACATGCCGGCGGACGATGCCAAAGGATCCATCCGGGGCCACCTGGAAGCCGGCGCCCGCAAGGTGATTGCCTCGGCTCCCTTTAAGCTGAAACAGGGGGCGGTGATGCCAGAGGATGCGGTGACAACGGTCATGGGCATCAATGACAAGGACTATGATCCGGTTCGCCATTCCGTGATCTCCAATGCCTCCTGTACCACCACCTGCCTTTCCCACATGGTCAAGCCCCTCCTGGACGCCTTCGGGGTGGACCGGGTATTGTCCGCTTCCATGGCCACGGTCCATGCGGCCACCGGTTCCCAGCAGGTGCTGGACCGCCTGCCTGCGGCCGGAAAGACGGATCTGAGGAAAAACCGGTCCATCATGAATAATATTATACTGACCACCACCGGGGCGGCCAAGGCCCTGCAGCTGGTCATTCCGGAAATGGGCAGCATCGGTTTCATTGCCGAATCCGTTCGCATTCCCACCTCCACCGGCTCCCTGATCATTCTGGTGGTCAATCTCCAGGAGGAGCTGAACAAAGAACCCATCCGCAGGGACATGATCAATCAGATTTACCAGGATGCGGCCCAGCGCTGCGAAAACGGCTACCTGGTCTATTCAGGCAAGCAGAACGTCTCTTCGGATATCATCGGCACCCCCAGGGCCGCGGCCGTTATTGAGGGGCACGAAACCCACACCCGCACCGGGTCCATCTCCATTAATCTTTCGCAGATGCAGGGGATTGAAAAAGAGGTTCTGGAAAGCATCAAGGACCATGTGGGCCGTATCCAGGTTACCCAGGCTGTGATCTACGGCTGGTATGACAATGAAATGGCCTCCTATGTGAACATGATGGGGGACCGGACCGTGACCATTGCCGAGTCCATGGAGTAAACCGCTGTTATTTTTCTGCCGGCGCCCGGCCCTTTGGGCCCTGGTCGCCGGCAGTCTTTTATGGTCGGCCGCTTTTCCCGCCATGGCCGGCCTTAAATCCCCTTCCCTGCCCTTTGCCCCCGGAGAGGAGATCCGTTACGATGTCCGCTGGCAGATGTACAGGGCCGGGGAGGCCCGGGTCCGGGTGCTGCCTTTCACCCAGGTCAACGGAAGCCAGGCCTGGCATTTTGAACTCATGGCCGAATCCAATAAATTTATCGATCTTTTTTTCAAGGTCAGGGATCATATCCAGGGATTTGTCGATGGAGAATTTACCGGGTCCGTGGGATACCGGTATGCAGGCATGGGAAAAAAGAAAAAAGAGATACGGGTGGCATTTTCTCCGGACCGCACCACCGCTGCCTATTCCAATTTTAACGAGCACCGGGACCCCATAGATATACCACAGGGCAGCTTTGACCCCCTGTCCAGCTATTTTAAAATGAGGTGTTTCAGCCTGGGGGATAGCGGTACCCTTTCCTTTCCCGTGACCGACGGGAAAAAAGCCTTTATCCAGAAGGGGGATATCGTCGGCAGGGAGCGGATAATACTTGAGTCCGGGGAATATGACACCGTTGTGGTGGTGCCCTGGGTCACCCATTTTTCAGGGGTGTTTAAGAAAAGCAAGGACCCCACGGTCCGGGTCTGGATCACCGATGACGCACGCAAAATCCCTGTGAGGATCCGGATCAAGGTGGTGGTGGGGGCCATTTATTTTGATCTGGCAGGCTATGCGCCGGGGCAGAGATGATATTCCCCGTTCAGTTACGCTTTTGTGCCGGTCCGGAAAATTGTCAGGAGGAATCCCATGGAAATTCAATGGCTGGGTACGGCAGGATTCAGGATAGCGACATCAACGGCTTCGTTTTTAATTGACCCTTATCTGAGCCGGAACCCCGGCGCCGACCCCCGGCAGGAGTTGAGACCGGCCGATCTGGCGCCGGCATCCCATATTTTTGTTTCCCACGGTCATTTTGATCATCTTTTGGATGTGCCGGCCGTTGCCCGTCAGACAGGGGCAGAGGTCTGGTGCAGCCCCACGGCGGCCCGCACCCTTGAAGATATGGGGCTTGCCCCGGGGCAGATCCGGACCGTGGAGCACAACGGGGCAGAGGCCGATTTCAGCGGGATCCGGGCCCAGGCCTTTTACAGCCGGCATATCCGGTTTGATTTCCGCCTCATGGCCGCCACCCTGGCAAGGGTGGGCCGCCGGCTGCCCGACATCATCCCTTTGTTTGCCAATTTTCCCTGCGGCCAGGTTTTAAGCTGGCAGTTTGAATTGGAAGGCCGTCGTATCCGCTTTTTCGGCAGTGCCGGTGCCAGTGACAAGGAGCTTGAAGGGATCGGAAAAGGGGAGGTGGATATCCTTATGCTGCCCCTCCAGGGCCATTCGAAGATCTGTGCCAAGGGGGCCCGGCATGTGCGGTTCCTTGAGCCGGGCATGGTCATTCCCCACCACCAGGACGATTTCTATCCCCCGGTTTCACAGACGGTGGATATCTCTGACTTTGTCCACAGGGTTCAACAGGACTGCCCCGGCACACAAATCCGGGAAATGGCGTTGAATGAAATAATCCAGCTGTGAAAAAAAGGGTTGACAAACGGCAAATTCTCACAACTATGTGTTTATAGGCAATCAAAATAAGCTTAGGCTTATCCAAGATATACTTTGAAAGTGAGAGGGCACCATGAGCAATTACCAATGCCAGACATGCGGAAAAATCTCGTCTGATAAAGGCAAGGTCTGTGACCCGGTCGAAAACAGCGTTTCAACCCTTTATGTTTGCGAATCCTGCAATAAGCAGAGTATGAGAGCCGAAGAGGTCTGCCGTCCACAGGAGGTTTCACCTTCCTATTTCTGCGGAAAGTGCGGCACCTCCGGATCGAAAAAATCAGGCCTGTGTG encodes:
- a CDS encoding class I SAM-dependent methyltransferase, which gives rise to MAAFGRDKLKNRIERYWNWRSASYELDHAKSVETVKNWESTIKDLVSHVQGKGICALDLGTGPGQLAFYLAQEGFQVTGIDISPGMIRQARQKAKEFGLCVDFRTGDAENLPFENDSFDVVTTRNLVWTLPHPEAAVKEWHRVLRPGGRIIISDGYWRNITWSRIHHLVLKTAKGFLRTRRLISCRFFSHYSSLIPSLPLYEGVTLRDVGHLMEKAGFEQVLTCDINKYFGVNPYGRDRYSPPPFFVVYGNK
- a CDS encoding pyruvate, phosphate dikinase, with amino-acid sequence MKSKALEVNLSDTRAEVAVDEKYELLLDFFDGYVGILNRLETFLKELSHPYRNWGFIVTESRHFALHYFHLYKSRDRGRQAMALFCDIFAVAFETVDSPDIKANAADNLMLVLHHIAKDGKDGLARFKDLMVRELNHILSWGDEDFFYIVVSYYQPDRMARILGEGELYGDCGELLLPLNRLLIRFYDASFAFWLTQDDPKVWMRENIDEWRLSPEMIELLDTVSHDRIREWQGRLGEVKSMDPAGAEATAALTALPGHRDVVKLFREMPRQILTLADGRTYGKYFKLTFLFYIIHASGLSIIHREALGDIHRTLIRLIGERDYKKDIPIVDQTFALLKEHKGRYPGTVLECIHKIGDAVYNTDEIELINHFIDRSVDHGFQFPMIRGTGDDWQIKGNMAHVKNIRVFLNLVGKHPKKSKRLLSALITSLAVGGVFIRDTDLFPRDITKFLNTDIGPVYNLVKQLSRLLPAFFNEIGAEGELRDISTQLDEACFRRDRLIHFLRKQCHVESSSRIVEFIQEVMAFWTTRDKSALAPYVPPSIYGEIEPSGKYVDGPHAIFQALAYNKLATPSDYLLTSQEELEAMVDRVDGVTELDRTRSKLMLRFFKLLNQKYGTDNLDLKDYLAAHRAEGLPDPSDAITAMGEDNLEARIESLLAYMAELRDIILSDRAFPVNEAIYHKRHIAVDIPSMYGSYSEAKFDALGLTLRIESVVNVLFEDLINSIDLRLITKPTFVRIFRVLRLFRQALALDGIVSNKLDTQMEFLKYSINITTCSFTQYLDIFKGFTRAVADAVNDHFNNLHSRNLSHIDRRIGRDKILDKYLPQGYAKNTEFNAKMAKKLDQRVADIFFRDRIATSLGLQQLDVFLNRILSTLFRQSERLSQDELSALLNYDPKAAISTIGGGKQFSHNIIYLGNKGLNLIKLKDLGVAVPNGFIITTEVFKCLDLIDSYIPASVNFKQLVTKMLGQLEETTGRKFGDRENPLLLSVRSGASISQPGMLDSFLNVGINEEIAASLAEKSGNPWFAWDSYRRFIQAYGMVYGIQRDRFDEIIKRFKDRAGITFKRYFTGSQMREVAMAYKRLLLDEGVALIESPMDQLFLAISKVFSSWNSKRAKDYRKIIGISDDWGTAVTVQSMVFGNRSRESGSGVAFTHSPKLPGDAIRLWGDFTIGNQGEDVVSGLVKTLPISEIQRELEKRDTKISLETRFPKIYEQLRAIVRRLIYEGGWNPQEIEFTFEGAEGDDLFILQARDLSLRDTKKIERFDADGHALEKAYLGQGIGVSGGAMSGRIVFTLEEIDGFRRQDPDARLILVRNDTVPDDILEIDAADGILTARGGLTSHAAVVAYNLGKTCVVGCEKLICNEEERTCELGGVTMNTGDFISINGYKGLVYQGQLTVVA
- a CDS encoding glyceraldehyde-3-phosphate dehydrogenase; amino-acid sequence: MTKVLGVNGLGRIGKLSLWHHAGRKYFDEIVINVGREVGTSMEDIIHYIERDSTYGRLEAFLHGFQGKPAVTDVDADASTMKVNGIPVKILKNNRNPKDIEWADHNVDIVVDTTGQFLDPNMPADDAKGSIRGHLEAGARKVIASAPFKLKQGAVMPEDAVTTVMGINDKDYDPVRHSVISNASCTTTCLSHMVKPLLDAFGVDRVLSASMATVHAATGSQQVLDRLPAAGKTDLRKNRSIMNNIILTTTGAAKALQLVIPEMGSIGFIAESVRIPTSTGSLIILVVNLQEELNKEPIRRDMINQIYQDAAQRCENGYLVYSGKQNVSSDIIGTPRAAAVIEGHETHTRTGSISINLSQMQGIEKEVLESIKDHVGRIQVTQAVIYGWYDNEMASYVNMMGDRTVTIAESME
- a CDS encoding DUF3108 domain-containing protein, with protein sequence MAGLKSPSLPFAPGEEIRYDVRWQMYRAGEARVRVLPFTQVNGSQAWHFELMAESNKFIDLFFKVRDHIQGFVDGEFTGSVGYRYAGMGKKKKEIRVAFSPDRTTAAYSNFNEHRDPIDIPQGSFDPLSSYFKMRCFSLGDSGTLSFPVTDGKKAFIQKGDIVGRERIILESGEYDTVVVVPWVTHFSGVFKKSKDPTVRVWITDDARKIPVRIRIKVVVGAIYFDLAGYAPGQR
- a CDS encoding MBL fold metallo-hydrolase, producing MEIQWLGTAGFRIATSTASFLIDPYLSRNPGADPRQELRPADLAPASHIFVSHGHFDHLLDVPAVARQTGAEVWCSPTAARTLEDMGLAPGQIRTVEHNGAEADFSGIRAQAFYSRHIRFDFRLMAATLARVGRRLPDIIPLFANFPCGQVLSWQFELEGRRIRFFGSAGASDKELEGIGKGEVDILMLPLQGHSKICAKGARHVRFLEPGMVIPHHQDDFYPPVSQTVDISDFVHRVQQDCPGTQIREMALNEIIQL